The following are from one region of the Periophthalmus magnuspinnatus isolate fPerMag1 chromosome 5, fPerMag1.2.pri, whole genome shotgun sequence genome:
- the LOC129456249 gene encoding uncharacterized protein LOC129456249 — protein sequence MNICLLLIFSLTTGTTVESFIGCQGGWVKFFCKSSCNSSFPTNRTNMITNKANNVIVVVKNIQKEDNITVPTSNRVQPLKIGNHCSHFNHTAFIKASTTIACGKPNCSHCPDTFLCKEKGDFDCEDIRTINTHANYSKNSSGLYITITEVESQDQGLYWCVARGHAFNRTYAKVFIKVRGGESNKVLLTCCYGLPWDPEYTHPIWSPLNLPEFRWA from the exons ATGAATATCTGTCTTCTACTCATTTTTTCACTGACTACAG GTACTACTGTGGAATCATTTATTGGATGTCAAGGAGGATGGGTCAAGTTCTTCTGTAAAAGTTCTTGCAATAGTAGCTTcccaacaaacagaacaaacatgaTCACAAATAAAGCTAACAATGTAATTGTTGTggttaaaaatattcaaaaagaaGACAACATTACCGTTCCCACCTCAAACCGTGTGCAACCACTAAAAATTG GGAACCACTGCAGCCATTTTAATCACACTGCCTTCATTAAAGCGTCGACTACTATTGCATGCGGCAAACCAAATTGCAGTCACTGTCCAGATACATTTTTATGCAAAGAAAAAGGCGATTTTGACTGTGAAGATATCAGAACGATCAACACGCACGCAAACTACTCAAAGAACTCCAGCGGTCTGTATATCACCATCACTGAGGTCGAGTCACAAGACCAGGGCTTGTACTGGTGTGTGGCACGAGGGCATGCCTTCAACAGAACCTATGCAAAAGTCTTCATCAAAGTTCGCGGGGGTGAGTCCAACAAAGTCCTCCTCACGTGCTGTTATGGCCttccctgggatccagaatacacacatcCGATCTGGTCACCTctgaatctccctgagttcagatgggcgtga